The sequence below is a genomic window from Salinispira pacifica.
AATAAACCCCGCCGCCATTACAATTCCCATTACCGCAGTTGATCCGGTGTAGCCCAGAACCCAGAATCCCAGAGCCACCTGATACACCATATCTCCAACTGCGGAGACCAGCTGCCCCTGCCAGAGAAGCACAACATTTCGATTCCACATATGGAAACTATATGCGAAGCAGGATTTTTGAGCTATAGTTTATCTCCGTTCCCATGATCGACGGGCCCAAACATGTCTGCGGGTCAGAAAAATCCAATTATAAAATCTTGTGATAGTACATTGTCATCAGGAGTCCCCAATGTCCCACGGTATTCTCAAATTCCGAATCCTCTTCGGCCATTTTCTTTTTGCTCTGGTTGTAAATACCCATCAGCCCATGCTGCCGGTGCTCCAGCGGAATCTGGATATCAGCATAGGCCAGAGCAGTCTCATACCCGCCACTATAACGATGATGGTTTTGGTGGCAAATCTTGTGGTGGGTGTGCTCATCGCCCGTCTCGGGCAGAAGACAGTGTTTATTGCCGCCGTGATTCTGGGAATCGGAGGTGCGCTCCTTGTTTCAGCGGCATCCGGCTTTCTCCTGATTATTCTGGCCTTTGCAATGATCGGACTGGCTACCGGGTCGGCGTTCACCAGTCTCACCACCATGTATGCGGGTCTTCCCGAGGAGATGCAGAATTTCGGGCTGTATCATGCATTCTTCGGTTTGGGGGGGATGGTTGCTCCCCTGCTTCTGGGAACCTGGATACGCCTGGAGTGGTCTTATGAATGGCTTTTTGTATTCTATGCCGGTCTCTACGTTCTGCTTCTGATTCTGAGTCTGGCCTCCCGGAGCATGAAGAATACCAAGTTCAGCGATTTCAAACTGGCGGATGTGGGACAGGTGTTCCGGACCCCTGTGGTGCTTCTGGGAGCTTCCGCCCTGGGGCTGTATGCTGCTGTGGAAATCGGCAGCACAACCTGGAGCAGCAACATGTCCATAGACGGGTACGGGATAGACCCGGCGGACGCCAGTTTCATACTCAGCGGATTCTGGCTGATGTTCACCCTTATTCGTCTCTTTGCCGACCGGGCTGCCCGGAAATTCGGCCCCATTCATGTGGTTTCCGCCCTTACCGCCCTGGCGGGTGCGGTGGTTCTTGCATGGGTGCTGGGGGCTTCGCCCTATATTTTCATACTATTGGGTGCTCTTTATGGCCCGGTATTTCCTATTATTCAGAAGTACGTGAACAATCATCTGCCTGCACGCCAAAAGGGGCTGTTCAATGGGATATCGTATGCGGCAACCAGTCTGATCACCACCGGAATTCTCCCGGTGATGGGCTTTATCGGCGATTACCGTATGTCCCTGGCCTTTGTTCCCACCCTCGTGTGTATTGTAATGCTGATGGCAGTCGCCAGAGCTCTGCGGAAAAAGGCCGGGGTGTAGACCCGGCTCATACCGGAGGATCTCCGCACTCGGCGGAAAACAGAAGAACATCGTCTCTGCGCTGCCAGCCCAGATGATGATAAAATCTCCGGGCGTCGGTGTTGCTGTCCAGCACGAAAAGATGGGTTTTGCGCACCGACCGTTCAGCTCCCAACTGGAGTATGCGCTGAAGAATTGCCCTGGCTGTTCCCAATCTCCTGAATCCCGGGTGCACTCCCAGATGATGAACGTAGAAGCGCCGCCCGTCCCAGCCGGTGATTGCCGCTGCAATAACCGCGCCTTCACCTGTCTGGCCGGGCCCGTCGAGACGGGCGGTCAGGCACAGTTCGGGATTCCGCGCCAGGAACCTGGTCAGTTCCTCCCTGCTGTCTTCAGCATCTTCATAGAGAACAATCCCCTCACAGCGTTTCCATAGGCGTAGCGTTTCGGGAATATCAGCAGGTTTCATTGTATGCAGCTTCCAGCCGGGCTTCCACTGCATAATCAGATCGCCGCTCCGTTTTTCATGAATCCGGAACCCTGCAGATTCGTACAACGAACGGGCAACATGGTTTTCCGTTTCCACACTCAGGCTGATAGACGCAGCAATGCCGTACCCATCATTTTCTCCGGCGGTCCCCTGCTCGGGTATTCGGCTCCGCTCGGGTAATCGGCTCCCGGTTAGGGCTTTTTTCAACATGTGCTGCTGTGCCATTTTCAGGAGGGTGCGCCCCAGACCCAGGCCCCGGTAGCCCGGTGCCACGGCTATGCCCAGTTCGGGAATATCCTGTGAAATATACCCGTAGGAATGATAATCTTCCTGCCAATACCGCAGCCAGACAACTCCCAGGAGCGTACCGGTCCGGGTATCTTCGGCCAAAACTCCGAAATCCCCAGGCCGTTCCGTCCAGCCCTCTACTATGTAGAGCAGATCCCCTGGCGGCGAGGTGTCCGTCGCCGCTGATCTCCAATCCGCCGCCCATGCCAGCCCCTGCAGGAGGAAGTCCCGGTTTTTTGTTCCGATTTCCGTGAATTCGATATTTTCCATTTGACCTCTGAAAATAATGGTTCTATGATAACAAACTGAAATTATATTATGGGGGTAATATATGCGTAAATGGGCCATCGTCCTCAGCGGACTCATGAGCCTGTTGCTGGTATTTGCTTCCTGTGCCACTGGAAACGTTTCCGGGGGGCTGCAGGCAGAGCCAGGAACAATTGAAGTAAAAGGGCATCCCGCAATGCCCAAGGTGGCTGCAGCGGCTGAAGAAGTCGATCCTGCAGATGATGAAATTGTAATCTATTATTACCGGGCAGATGAGAACTACGAACCCTGGGCTTTCTGGGTCTGGGCTCCCGGTGACGGAGACGGAAGTCTCAACTTTGATTATACCCAGAACATTCAGGTTACCAACGGCGTCGGGTATTTGAAATTCAAAGCCGACGGTTCCGATATCGGACAGTCTCCGGTGAACGCTCTGGGGGAAATCGGTTTTATCCGCCGCCCCGATTCAGGCTGGGACGGTCAGACCAGGGACTTCATCTGGCCTGTGGATACCAAAGGCAATGAAGTGGTGCTATTCGAAGACACTCTGGAACCAACAACCCTGGGCGATTATGTTCCCGAGTTTAAGGTTGTGGTTGCAGAAGAGCCGGATCTGCTGAAGGCAGCTCTTTCCGGAAAACATGCGCTCACTCCCGAAGCTTCAGACAACGGTTTTGTGGTTAAGGATAATGAAGGCAATGTAGTGCCCATCACCGATGTGGTGAACATGCGCGCAATCAATGACCGCAGCAAGAACTACACGGAAAGTATCTACATCCGCCTGGGAGAAGAGCTCACTCCGGATAAGTCATACACCATTGAGCATCCGGAATACATCGCTCCCGAACCGGTGGATATTTCCGAAATGGTTCTGGCGAAGATTGATGAAACCACTCCTGCAGAGGACTATGAGCTTGGAGCAATCTACAATTCTTCTGCGGCAAGCGTGGAATTCCGCCTCTGGGCTCCCCTGGCGAAGGATGTAACCGCGCTGCTCTACAACGTAAGCATCGCTGAAAATGCATCTGCTGCGCCTGTGGCTGAAGTTCCCATGACCAAAAATGCAGATACCGGTGTGTGGACTGCAGTATACGATGAGCAGGATCCTGACGGATTCTTCTATGTATACCGTGTGGAACAGGGCAACGGACTGGTGCGGGATGTGCTTGATCCATACGCAAAGAGCATGGACGCCTATATGAATGAAGGCGGTAACGGTCGCGCAGCAATCGTTGATCTTGCAAAAGCAGGGCCCGACGGAGGCTGGGAAGGCCTGGAATCCGCTCAGGACGGCGGCTACTACCAGACCCGGGAAGATGCGGTGATTTATGAAGTAAGCGTGCGGGACTTTACCATCAGCCCCGATGCCAATGTGAATGCCGAACCCGGAACCTATGAAGCGTTTATTGAGAAGATTCCCTATCTTGTTGATATGGGCGTAACTCATATTCAGCTCATGCCCACCCTGAACTTCTACTACACCGATGAAACTGATAAGTCCTACGACGGTTCAGGCAGCACAACCAACAGCAACTACAACTGGGGCTACGATCCCCACAGCTACTTCACACCCGAGGGCTGGCATTCCTCTGATCCGGCGGATCCCTATGCCCGGATGGTGGAACTGAAAAATCTTGTAAAAGCGGCCCACGATAGCGGCCTCCGGGTTCTGCTGGATGTTGTATACAACCACATGGGAAGCACCAACTTCCTGGAACACATTCTGCCCGGTTACTTCTTCCGCATGAATGCCAACGGCGGTTTTACTTCCTCTTCCGGTGTGGGCAACGACTTTGCATCAACACGGAAAATGGCCCGGAAGCTCATTGTGGACTCAGTACGCTATCTTGTGGATGAATACAAGATTGACGGTTTCCGCTTCGACCTCATGGGTCTCACCGACACTGAAACAATGGAACAGGCCTACGCCGAAGCTGCGGAAATTAAACCCGACGTACTGTTCGAAGGCGAGGGCTGGAAGATGTACAACGGACCTGCGGGTACCAGAGGTGCCGATCAGGACTACATGACCAGCACCGATAATATCAGCGTATTCAACGATGAAATCCGCGACATGCTGAAGGGCGGAGGATTTAACGAAGAGGCTCAGGCGTTTATTACCACAGGTAACAAGCCCGCAGAACCTATTTTCCGGAATCTGATCGGCCAGCCCCAGGGCAATTACACCGCGGACGATCCCGGTGACAGCATGCTCTACATTGCGGCTCATGACGGGCTTACCCTTGCGGACAGCATCGCCCACAATGTGGGGCTGAGCAACCGCAGCGCTGAAGGCCGTGCAGAGATCGCACAGCGTGCCAAGCTTGGTAACTTTATGATCCTTACCGGTCAGGGCATCCCTTTCATCCATGCAGGACAGGAAAGCGGCCGTACCAAACCCAATGTGAATAACTCACGGAGCGAAACCATCGGCCGGTTTGTACGGAACAGCTACGATTCAGCGGACAACATCAACCAGTTTGTCTGGGAACTTCCCGCCGAGTACGAAGAACTGCGTCAGTTCACCTTCGGTCTGGTGGATATCCGCCGGGCAAACCCTGTTTTCCGTCTGGAAACCATGGAGCAAGTGAACGAAGCAGCCGAGTTCCTTCCCCAGTCTGGAGAGTTCAAGCTGGCCTATAAGCTCAGCGACGGAAATCGCGACTACTACCTGCTGGTGAACGCTGCAGAAGAGGCCCAGGATTTTACTCTGGATGCGGATGTCAGCGGCGGACAGGTTCTCGTGGACCGGGTTGCTGCTGAAGCTGAAGGAATCAGCAATGTACAGGGAGTTGAGATTAACGGCGACAGCGTTACACTGGACGCACTCACTCCTGCACTGATTGTAGTCGAATAATTCATTCCTCACGAATGAACTGATTCGATACAGAAGTGAAAAGCCACGCTCCGGGACCTCCGGGGTGTGGTTTTTTTGTTTCTCTGCTGTATGCTATGAGCATGGCAACAACGGGTAATCCCATCATGGAATCAAAGCACAAGACATTTCTACTGCAACTGGTACTGGCGTTCGGCGCATTCGGCGGTGTGGTTATCGCACTTCTGAAACTTCTTCAGGGCGATGCCATCATCATGGTGGTTGTGCCGTTGATCTGGGCGGTTATTTCGGTGGTTTTTCTCTTTATTCACCGTCAGATCCGGAATGAAAACTGGATACGGGCTGTCACGGTTATTCTCTACAATTTTCTGTTGTACCCCATACTCTGGGTTGCAGGGCACGGTATTTACGGGCCCCTGCCCATGTATTTTCTGATTTTTCTGGTGATATCGGTGCTGCTGATCCGGAGAACCGAACTGATGGTACTGACCGTGGTGGGTTTTACCGTGCTGACTGCAGCTCTCATGCTCATGGAGCCTGCAGGAAGTCCCCTGGGCCGGGAGTACGCCAGCGTGTACGAGCGCAGGTTTGATCTGGTATTCAACCTCATTTTTGCGGGAATAATCGTCAGTGTTTTCCTCCGCTATCTGTATCAGAGAATAGAACAGCTTCAGCGGGAACTGGAACTGAGTAAAACTCTGGATGAACTTACCGGGCTGCTTAACCGAAAACGAATTCTGGAAATTCTGAAAACCGAACTACTGCGCAGCTCCCGGGAAAAGAGAGAACTCTCCATCGTGGTGCTTGGGATAACCGGGCTTCCCAGAATCAGCAAGGATCTGGGGCACCATTCCACGGAGGTATACCTCAAGCGTTCTGCCCATAATATCAGAAGCAACAGCCGAATGTATGATTACATCGGCCGGCTGAACTATTCCTGCTTTCTCTGCATTCTCCCCGGATCCAGCCGCAGCGAAGCCGAGGAATACTTGAAGCGCATCAGGGAAGCGTTCGGTGAACAGGAAGAAGTGTATCTGAATAAAAGCGGTTCCATCCGGGGGATCATTCATTCAGCTGAAAGGCTGAGTTATGACCAAACGGTTCAGAAAATCGAAGCCGGGGTGCGTGAGCTGTTATAGCAGCACACGATACTGACCGCGCGCCGTTCCGGATTATGAAACAGCCGCCAGATATTTATCTGTCCCTGTGAAAGATGCCGCATTCCTACTATAATCCAGACATATGAAAAGCATAATTTCCGACATGGACGGGGTAATATACCGGGGAAAATCCCTGATTCCCGGAGCAAACGAGTTTATCCAGCGGTTGAGAAGCGAAGGCATCCAGTTTTTGTTTCTCACCAATAATTCCGGAGATGCTCCCGGTGATCTGAAGGACAAGCTTGAGCAGAAGGGCGTTCACGGGCTGAATGAAGAAGATTTCATCACCGCCGCCATGGCAACCGCCCTTTTTTTGAAAAGTCAGCGGCCCCAGGCCCGGGTGTACGCCATCGGCGGAAGCGGTCTGACCCGGGAACTGTACGACGCAGGATTTGTTATCAGCGAGAATCGTCCGGACTATGTGGTTGTTGGAAAGACCGCCGATTTCAGCTTTGACCAGATGCGCAAAGCCGCCCGCTTTATCCGAAACGGCGCACGGTTTATCGGAACCAATCCGGATATTATCGATCCCACAGAAGAGGGGTTTGAGCCGGCCTGCGGCAGCATCCTGGCCTCCATCGAAGCAGCCAGCGGAAAGAAACCCTATATTATTGGTAAGCCCAACAGTCTGATGATGACCATCGCCACCAGGAAGCTGGGGGTTCACCCCGATGACACTGCGGTGATCGGCGACAGAATGGACACAGACATCGTGGGCGGCCTGGAAGCGGGGATGACCACCTGTCTGGTGCTCTCAGGGGTTACCGCAGAAGCGGATGTGGATGCCTTTCCCTATCGGCCGGACCATATTTTTCCGTCTGTTGCTGATATTAATCCCCGGGAGCTGTAGCTCCCGGCCATAAGCAGAACTGACCTCCCGTCCCGCCCTGAATCAGCGGAGTTTCCAGCGGATACCCAGAAGGACAGGGATTTCGAATCCAGGTTGATCAACAGCTTTATCGGCATCTTCCCAGGTGAATTCGTTTCTTGGATTGTCATCAACACCGTCAGGAGAGTAAAGGTATTTTCCGTGGCCCTCCAGTGTTGCAGGAAAGAAGTAACTGAACCCTGCAGACAACGTCAGATCCAGCCTTTCGTGTACCGGCAGGACACCCTGAAAACCCAACTCCAAACCGGCCTGATTGGAGCTGATGTCGAATTCCTCGTTGTCGCCGATAAACGCGTAGTGCCCCTTGTAGAAACTGCCCCGGGGGCCTCCGTAGAGTCGTAGTTCAATATCATTCTGCTGCAATAGTTGAATTCTGATATCAGCACCGATGCGAACGGCCTGCCCGTGCTTTTCAATGGTTCCTCCGGTGGCGTCATTTATGAAGATTCGCCGGGCGTCTTCGGCGTTTCCCGAATCAAACTGGTAGCTGTACCCCCCGTGAAAGCCCACGCTTACTCCCAATTGCGGATTCAGATTTTCAAAATCCAGAGTCATATTCACCCCCGCATCGCCGTAATAGCCCAGCTGCACTCCCTGGTGCAGGTTCTGAGCTTGAAGTGACGTGGCGGGAACCCAAACAGCTGTCAGAATTACCATGAATCGCAGCACATGCGAATTTACACCCATCTTATATCCTCCCTTCCAATAACAGCGTAATTTATCGTAAAAATTGGAAAATGCAAGGATAATCTGCAAAACCGTATATTTTGCCGGAATTCATAGGTACCGGAAGCAGTTTTGGAGGTGCGGGACCGGGATAAGCGGACGGGGCAGGATAAACAGAAAAAAAAACAGCGCCCCGAAAGGCGCTGCCGTATATGCGAAGGGACCGAAAAGCACTTCAGCCTGACGGTCCAGGTTGTTATTTAACCTGAATCAGCTCAATTTCAAAGTAAAGGTATGCATTGGGGGGGATGACCCCGCCGCCGGCACCCTGTTCTCCGTATGCCATATCCGGGGGAAGAACAACACTCCGCTGCTCCCCCTCCTTCATGAGAAGTACAATTTCATCCCAGCCGGGGATGAGGCGGCCCACACCGATCTCCACCTCCAGAGGACCCCGGCCCTGTGAGCTGTCAAAAACCTGTCCGTTCAGGAAAGCGCCGGTATAATTGATTTCAACCGTATCTCCTGCTTCCGGACTCTTTCCGGTACCCTGTTGGGTGATCTTATAAAAAATTCCGCTGTCGGTTTTTTCCGCATCGGGAATAATGGAGGCTGCCCGTTCTTCGTCGGCCTCCTGCTTATTCCGTTCAAACTGTGCCTGATGCTCCTCTATTCCCTGAAGCGCGCTGTCGAAGGCATCCTGATCCGCACTGAAATTTTCCGCATCTGAGCCTTTGCGGATAATATTTACTGTATCGATGCTGTCGCCCTGTTCGATGCTGTTCACCACATCCATGCCTTCGACTACTCTGCCGAATACCGCATGTTTATAATCCAGCCAGGGGGTTTCCTTGTGTGTTATAAAAAACTGGCTTCCGTTGGTGTTGGGGCCGGCATTGGCCATGGAAAGAATGCCCGGTTCATCATGAACCAGATCCATGTGGAATTCATCGGGAAAGCGGTACCCAGGTCCGCCGGTTCCTTTACCCTCAGGGTCTCCGCCCTGGACCATGAAGTCATCGATGACCCGGTGAAAAATGAGTCCGTCGTAAAAGGGCTCTCCCTCTCCCTCAGAATGCTTGATGGTTCCCTCGGCCAGGCCGACGAAATTGATGACTGTCAAAGGAACTTTCTTATATTCAAGTTCAAGAAGAATTGAACCCTTTGATGTGTCCATTTGGGCATAAAGCCCGTCAGAATGATTATCCATGTTAAATACTCCTGATTCTGATGACTGTGCAGATACGCTGCCAAGGGCGGCGAAAAGCATGATCATCGCCGTAATGACCGTGGCTGTTTGTTTTTGCATATGAAATTCTGCTCCTTGTGGCTGTATTGCATTGTATCATACTCCCGGCATGAAAAAAAAGGGAAGGAGCCAAAGCTCCTTCCCGTATTCCGATTGCGGCTGGGAGAATCGTTACTTTTTGATTACCCGGGCTCTGATCACACCTTCAATTGCTTCAAGGCGTTTTACTCCTTCGGGAGATATGTCGCCGTCCACATCGATGATGGTCACAGCCACCTCATCCCGGTGTTTATTGATCATGTCTGAAATGTTGATTTTCTCATCTGCCAGCACACTGGTGATCTGTCCCACCATGGAGGGAACGTTGCGGTTGAGAATTACCAGACGGATATCAGTTGAAAATTCCATTTCAACCGAGGGAAAGTTTACCGAGTTTTTGATGTTTCCCGAGCTGAGATAGTCTGCGAGCTGCCGGCTGGCCATCACCGCACAGTTTTCTTCCGCTTCAGGAGTGGAGGCCCCTAAATGGGGTATGGGCAGAACATTTTCCTGGTTCAGAAGCTCGGCATTGGGAAAATCAGTGATGTATTTGGCCACTTTTCCGCTTTCCAGGGCCGTAATGATATCGGCATCGTTCACCAGGGGGCCCCGGGCGAAATTAAGAATGCGAACACCGTCTTTCATCCGGGATATGAGCGAACTGTCCACCATTCCTTTGGTGCTTTCCAGAAGAGGTACATGTATGGAGATAAAGTCGCATTCCGCCACCGCTGCTTCCAGGCTCTTGGCTCTTCGTACTCCGGCGCTGAGACCCCAGGCGCTGTCCACGGAAATGTAGGGATCGAAACCCAGAACATTCATTCCCAGGTCGGCTGCGGCGTTTGCCACCATTACTCCGATGGCGCCGAGACCAATCACACCCAGGGTTTTTCCCATGATTTCCGGTCCGGCATAGTCCTTCTTGCCTTTTTCCACGGTCTTCTCAACGTCCGATTCGCCCTTCAGATTCCGGGCCCAGCTTACGCCTTCCACGATTTTTCTGCTTGAAAGGAGCATGCCGCTGATCACCAGCTCCTTTACCGAGTTGGCGTTGGCACCGGGGGTGTTGAAGACCACGATTCCCTTGTCTGTGCAGGATTCTATGGGGATGTTGTTTACCCCTGCTCCCGCCCGTGCAACAGCGAGCAGACTCTCCGGGAGAGTCATATCGTGCATTTTGTGGGATCGGAGAATGATGCCTTCGGGCTGAGCCGCATCATCCTTGACGGCGAATCGTTCGGGGTCGAGGAGTCCAAGACCCTTTTCCGATATCTTGTTAAGCGTCTGTATGGTGAACATGTTGCCTCCTATGTCTGCCGATTATCGCGGGAGATAATGGTTGCCGGATTGAGGGGTTGGATTTAACCTGGCACGCAGCGGCAGATCCTTCCCGGGATGTTATTCCCGGTCAGGGAGTTTGAGTTCAAGTCCAAGTTCCTTCAGCTGAGCCGGATCCACCGGTGAAGGAGAGTCATCCATGGGATTGATCCCCTGGGTGTTTTTCGGGAAAGCCATCACCTCACGAATGGTGGATTCACCGGACATGAGCATGACCAGTCTGTCCAGTCCCGGAGCAATGCCTCCGTGGGGAGGTGCGCCGTAGCGGAATGCATTCATCAGGAAGCCGAAGCGTCGTTCCGCCTCTTCCTTGTTGAAGCCCACGATGTCAAATATCCGCTGCTGGAGC
It includes:
- a CDS encoding alpha-amylase family glycosyl hydrolase, whose amino-acid sequence is MRKWAIVLSGLMSLLLVFASCATGNVSGGLQAEPGTIEVKGHPAMPKVAAAAEEVDPADDEIVIYYYRADENYEPWAFWVWAPGDGDGSLNFDYTQNIQVTNGVGYLKFKADGSDIGQSPVNALGEIGFIRRPDSGWDGQTRDFIWPVDTKGNEVVLFEDTLEPTTLGDYVPEFKVVVAEEPDLLKAALSGKHALTPEASDNGFVVKDNEGNVVPITDVVNMRAINDRSKNYTESIYIRLGEELTPDKSYTIEHPEYIAPEPVDISEMVLAKIDETTPAEDYELGAIYNSSAASVEFRLWAPLAKDVTALLYNVSIAENASAAPVAEVPMTKNADTGVWTAVYDEQDPDGFFYVYRVEQGNGLVRDVLDPYAKSMDAYMNEGGNGRAAIVDLAKAGPDGGWEGLESAQDGGYYQTREDAVIYEVSVRDFTISPDANVNAEPGTYEAFIEKIPYLVDMGVTHIQLMPTLNFYYTDETDKSYDGSGSTTNSNYNWGYDPHSYFTPEGWHSSDPADPYARMVELKNLVKAAHDSGLRVLLDVVYNHMGSTNFLEHILPGYFFRMNANGGFTSSSGVGNDFASTRKMARKLIVDSVRYLVDEYKIDGFRFDLMGLTDTETMEQAYAEAAEIKPDVLFEGEGWKMYNGPAGTRGADQDYMTSTDNISVFNDEIRDMLKGGGFNEEAQAFITTGNKPAEPIFRNLIGQPQGNYTADDPGDSMLYIAAHDGLTLADSIAHNVGLSNRSAEGRAEIAQRAKLGNFMILTGQGIPFIHAGQESGRTKPNVNNSRSETIGRFVRNSYDSADNINQFVWELPAEYEELRQFTFGLVDIRRANPVFRLETMEQVNEAAEFLPQSGEFKLAYKLSDGNRDYYLLVNAAEEAQDFTLDADVSGGQVLVDRVAAEAEGISNVQGVEINGDSVTLDALTPALIVVE
- a CDS encoding MFS transporter, whose translation is MSHGILKFRILFGHFLFALVVNTHQPMLPVLQRNLDISIGQSSLIPATITMMVLVANLVVGVLIARLGQKTVFIAAVILGIGGALLVSAASGFLLIILAFAMIGLATGSAFTSLTTMYAGLPEEMQNFGLYHAFFGLGGMVAPLLLGTWIRLEWSYEWLFVFYAGLYVLLLILSLASRSMKNTKFSDFKLADVGQVFRTPVVLLGASALGLYAAVEIGSTTWSSNMSIDGYGIDPADASFILSGFWLMFTLIRLFADRAARKFGPIHVVSALTALAGAVVLAWVLGASPYIFILLGALYGPVFPIIQKYVNNHLPARQKGLFNGISYAATSLITTGILPVMGFIGDYRMSLAFVPTLVCIVMLMAVARALRKKAGV
- a CDS encoding peptidylprolyl isomerase produces the protein MQKQTATVITAMIMLFAALGSVSAQSSESGVFNMDNHSDGLYAQMDTSKGSILLELEYKKVPLTVINFVGLAEGTIKHSEGEGEPFYDGLIFHRVIDDFMVQGGDPEGKGTGGPGYRFPDEFHMDLVHDEPGILSMANAGPNTNGSQFFITHKETPWLDYKHAVFGRVVEGMDVVNSIEQGDSIDTVNIIRKGSDAENFSADQDAFDSALQGIEEHQAQFERNKQEADEERAASIIPDAEKTDSGIFYKITQQGTGKSPEAGDTVEINYTGAFLNGQVFDSSQGRGPLEVEIGVGRLIPGWDEIVLLMKEGEQRSVVLPPDMAYGEQGAGGGVIPPNAYLYFEIELIQVK
- a CDS encoding GNAT family N-acetyltransferase, which produces MENIEFTEIGTKNRDFLLQGLAWAADWRSAATDTSPPGDLLYIVEGWTERPGDFGVLAEDTRTGTLLGVVWLRYWQEDYHSYGYISQDIPELGIAVAPGYRGLGLGRTLLKMAQQHMLKKALTGSRLPERSRIPEQGTAGENDGYGIAASISLSVETENHVARSLYESAGFRIHEKRSGDLIMQWKPGWKLHTMKPADIPETLRLWKRCEGIVLYEDAEDSREELTRFLARNPELCLTARLDGPGQTGEGAVIAAAITGWDGRRFYVHHLGVHPGFRRLGTARAILQRILQLGAERSVRKTHLFVLDSNTDARRFYHHLGWQRRDDVLLFSAECGDPPV
- a CDS encoding HAD-IIA family hydrolase — translated: MKSIISDMDGVIYRGKSLIPGANEFIQRLRSEGIQFLFLTNNSGDAPGDLKDKLEQKGVHGLNEEDFITAAMATALFLKSQRPQARVYAIGGSGLTRELYDAGFVISENRPDYVVVGKTADFSFDQMRKAARFIRNGARFIGTNPDIIDPTEEGFEPACGSILASIEAASGKKPYIIGKPNSLMMTIATRKLGVHPDDTAVIGDRMDTDIVGGLEAGMTTCLVLSGVTAEADVDAFPYRPDHIFPSVADINPREL
- a CDS encoding GGDEF domain-containing protein is translated as MSMATTGNPIMESKHKTFLLQLVLAFGAFGGVVIALLKLLQGDAIIMVVVPLIWAVISVVFLFIHRQIRNENWIRAVTVILYNFLLYPILWVAGHGIYGPLPMYFLIFLVISVLLIRRTELMVLTVVGFTVLTAALMLMEPAGSPLGREYASVYERRFDLVFNLIFAGIIVSVFLRYLYQRIEQLQRELELSKTLDELTGLLNRKRILEILKTELLRSSREKRELSIVVLGITGLPRISKDLGHHSTEVYLKRSAHNIRSNSRMYDYIGRLNYSCFLCILPGSSRSEAEEYLKRIREAFGEQEEVYLNKSGSIRGIIHSAERLSYDQTVQKIEAGVRELL
- a CDS encoding phosphoglycerate dehydrogenase, translated to MFTIQTLNKISEKGLGLLDPERFAVKDDAAQPEGIILRSHKMHDMTLPESLLAVARAGAGVNNIPIESCTDKGIVVFNTPGANANSVKELVISGMLLSSRKIVEGVSWARNLKGESDVEKTVEKGKKDYAGPEIMGKTLGVIGLGAIGVMVANAAADLGMNVLGFDPYISVDSAWGLSAGVRRAKSLEAAVAECDFISIHVPLLESTKGMVDSSLISRMKDGVRILNFARGPLVNDADIITALESGKVAKYITDFPNAELLNQENVLPIPHLGASTPEAEENCAVMASRQLADYLSSGNIKNSVNFPSVEMEFSTDIRLVILNRNVPSMVGQITSVLADEKINISDMINKHRDEVAVTIIDVDGDISPEGVKRLEAIEGVIRARVIKK